In one Arenibacter antarcticus genomic region, the following are encoded:
- a CDS encoding ABC transporter permease has protein sequence MNFEFFIAKRLVTAKEHKISISAPIIKIAIAAIALGVIMMLVAIATGVGLKHKIREKIAAFNGHIQIYNYDNNNSDVSVVPVSLEQEFYPEFKSVSGIKHIQGVATKAGIIRTEETFEGVISKGVGTDFNWEVFKEFLVDGKLPDFSGELNDEVLISQILANRLNFKTGDSFVAIFFKEDDESKMPNQRKFIITGIYDSGFEELDASYIFIDIRHIRHMNKWAPDEVGNFEIFLDNFDDMESKAKEIYGKTLSDLDTQTIQGKYFRIFEWIGLFDLNIAIIIGIMIIVGGFNMITALLVLILERTQMIGVLKALGSSNWSIRKIFLYNATYLIGVGLLLGNSIGLGIIGLQYKFRILKFPNPKEYYIDYVPVYIDVWMVLALNLGVLVLCLLMLLIPSYVITKISPVKAIKFE, from the coding sequence TTGAATTTTGAATTTTTTATAGCCAAACGGCTGGTTACTGCAAAGGAGCATAAAATTAGTATATCTGCACCTATAATAAAAATTGCAATCGCAGCAATTGCATTAGGGGTCATAATGATGTTGGTGGCAATAGCGACCGGAGTAGGATTAAAGCATAAGATCAGGGAGAAGATTGCGGCCTTTAACGGGCATATCCAGATTTATAACTACGATAATAATAATTCGGACGTATCCGTGGTCCCTGTCTCTCTAGAACAGGAATTTTACCCTGAATTTAAATCGGTCAGTGGTATAAAGCACATTCAGGGAGTAGCCACAAAGGCTGGTATCATTAGGACCGAAGAAACTTTTGAGGGTGTAATTTCCAAAGGAGTGGGGACAGACTTTAATTGGGAAGTATTTAAGGAATTTTTGGTAGATGGGAAGCTTCCAGACTTTTCAGGGGAGTTAAATGATGAGGTATTGATATCCCAAATATTGGCCAACCGCTTAAATTTTAAAACAGGCGATTCCTTTGTAGCGATTTTTTTTAAGGAAGACGATGAATCAAAAATGCCCAATCAGCGGAAATTCATCATCACGGGAATTTATGACAGTGGTTTTGAAGAGCTCGATGCTTCCTATATTTTTATCGATATCCGCCACATTCGCCATATGAACAAATGGGCCCCAGATGAAGTGGGGAATTTTGAGATATTTCTCGATAATTTTGATGATATGGAATCCAAGGCTAAGGAAATCTATGGAAAAACCTTGTCCGATCTAGATACGCAAACCATTCAAGGGAAGTATTTTAGGATCTTTGAATGGATTGGACTCTTCGATCTAAACATCGCGATCATCATTGGTATTATGATTATCGTAGGAGGCTTTAACATGATCACCGCCCTCTTAGTGTTGATCTTGGAAAGGACCCAGATGATTGGGGTGTTAAAGGCATTGGGTTCCTCTAATTGGAGTATCCGAAAAATATTTTTGTACAACGCTACCTACCTTATTGGAGTTGGTCTGTTGTTGGGCAATAGTATAGGACTGGGGATTATTGGGTTGCAATATAAGTTTCGGATATTGAAATTCCCTAACCCCAAGGAGTATTATATAGATTATGTTCCCGTGTATATAGATGTTTGGATGGTATTGGCGTTAAATCTAGGTGTCCTAGTCTTATGCTTGCTAATGTTGTTGATTCCTTCCTATGTTATTACTAAAATTTCTCCTGTTAAGGCCATTAAATTTGAATAA
- a CDS encoding PLP-dependent cysteine synthase family protein yields the protein MKYTENILGTIGNTPLVKVNRITADLPCLVLAKYETFNPGNSVKDRMALQMIEDAEASGLLKPGGTIIESTSGNTGMGLALVAIIKGYKMVCVISDKQSKEKVDILKAMGSEVYVCPNNVAPEDPKSYYSTARRLSQETPNSWYVNQYDNPSNYKAHYLSTGPEIWEQTEGKITHFVVGVGTGGTISGVGTFLKEKNPDIKIWGVDTYGSVFKKYHETGIFDENEIYPYITEGIGEDILPKNVHFDIIDGFTKVTDKDAAVYTQRLAKEEAMFLGNSAGAAIKGVLQLAEHFTKDDVVVVLFHDHGSRYVGKMFNDEWMKEKGFIG from the coding sequence ATGAAATACACGGAAAATATTCTGGGAACAATTGGGAACACTCCCTTAGTGAAAGTAAACCGCATAACGGCAGATTTACCCTGCTTAGTACTCGCAAAATATGAGACTTTTAATCCAGGGAATTCGGTGAAGGACCGTATGGCCCTTCAAATGATCGAAGATGCTGAAGCTTCGGGCCTGCTAAAGCCTGGAGGGACCATTATAGAAAGTACCTCCGGAAATACGGGGATGGGACTTGCCTTAGTGGCTATTATTAAAGGGTATAAAATGGTATGCGTTATCAGTGATAAGCAATCCAAGGAAAAGGTAGATATTCTTAAAGCTATGGGTAGTGAAGTCTATGTCTGCCCTAACAATGTGGCTCCGGAGGATCCTAAAAGTTATTATTCCACCGCTAGAAGGCTGTCACAAGAGACCCCTAATTCTTGGTACGTAAATCAATATGATAATCCTTCCAATTATAAAGCACATTACCTGAGTACTGGTCCTGAGATTTGGGAGCAGACCGAGGGCAAGATTACCCATTTTGTGGTGGGCGTAGGTACCGGGGGAACCATTTCTGGGGTAGGGACCTTTTTAAAGGAAAAAAATCCAGACATTAAAATTTGGGGTGTAGATACCTATGGTTCCGTTTTTAAGAAATATCATGAAACTGGTATCTTTGACGAAAATGAGATCTATCCTTATATCACGGAAGGGATAGGTGAGGATATTCTGCCAAAGAATGTTCATTTTGATATTATAGACGGATTTACAAAGGTTACCGATAAGGATGCGGCCGTATACACCCAACGTTTGGCAAAAGAGGAAGCCATGTTTCTTGGAAATTCTGCAGGGGCGGCTATTAAAGGGGTCTTACAGCTGGCGGAACATTTTACCAAAGATGATGTGGTGGTGGTATTGTTCCACGATCACGGGAGTAGGTATGTCGGTAAAATGTTTAATGATGAATGGATGAAGGAAAAAGGTTTTATAGGTTAA
- a CDS encoding aldose 1-epimerase has product MISLTQNEKKVTIDAGELVGYNVDGHEYIHQKGSPGWSNSDTEMFPVIGPTQESNFRVQTPKGIAVQDQHGLLRELEYELAQQTENSTTFIKKYVAGTKVKNAKFPDKSTEEYLYWPYDFEFTKSFHLSEKGLTIQFEIKAEDVMPFMLGYHPAFKLHTSNPVITAGNRIISLNQIMEVGNRALPILNCDSLTLTDGKKLKITTEGFGNFMLWTEVSNMVCIEPITFYPYNVEQPQLHTGFQNLKKSENIFKVMIMSDF; this is encoded by the coding sequence ATGATAAGCTTAACACAAAACGAAAAAAAGGTTACTATAGATGCTGGGGAATTGGTGGGGTATAATGTAGATGGTCATGAGTATATCCACCAAAAAGGAAGTCCTGGATGGTCAAATTCGGATACGGAGATGTTTCCTGTTATTGGTCCAACTCAAGAGTCGAATTTTAGGGTACAGACCCCAAAGGGGATCGCTGTTCAGGATCAGCATGGTCTGCTTAGAGAACTGGAGTATGAACTTGCCCAGCAGACGGAAAATAGCACAACCTTTATTAAAAAATATGTTGCAGGAACCAAGGTTAAAAATGCCAAGTTCCCCGATAAATCTACAGAAGAATATTTGTATTGGCCCTATGATTTTGAGTTCACAAAATCTTTCCATCTAAGCGAAAAAGGACTCACCATCCAATTTGAAATAAAGGCCGAGGATGTTATGCCTTTTATGTTGGGATATCATCCCGCCTTTAAATTGCATACCTCCAATCCGGTAATTACAGCTGGGAATAGGATTATCTCCCTAAACCAAATAATGGAAGTCGGAAATAGGGCGCTTCCTATACTGAATTGTGATTCGTTAACCTTGACCGATGGTAAGAAATTAAAGATTACTACCGAAGGTTTTGGGAATTTTATGCTGTGGACAGAAGTGTCCAATATGGTGTGTATAGAACCCATTACATTTTATCCTTATAATGTAGAACAGCCTCAATTGCATACAGGTTTTCAGAACCTGAAGAAATCTGAGAATATATTTAAAGTGATGATAATGTCTGATTTTTGA
- a CDS encoding Crp/Fnr family transcriptional regulator, giving the protein MEELLERYYGYLFEEELLEEIRKIGVYRKIQQGEKLMDIGDLVQTMPLLLRGAIKVMREDDEGDELLLYFIERGDTCAMTFSCCMGGNKSEIRAVAETDAELLMIPVKYMESWMGKYKTWQRFILDSYHSRMMELMETVDSIAFMKMDERLLKHLHDKAKVTQDDVIYATHQDIAYDLHTSRVVVSRLLKKMEKDGKIELNRNHIKILNL; this is encoded by the coding sequence ATGGAAGAATTGTTAGAGCGTTATTACGGCTATCTTTTTGAGGAGGAATTACTGGAGGAAATCAGAAAAATTGGTGTTTATAGAAAAATACAGCAGGGAGAAAAATTAATGGATATTGGTGACCTGGTGCAAACGATGCCCCTATTGTTGCGAGGTGCAATAAAAGTTATGAGGGAAGATGATGAAGGAGATGAGCTTCTGCTTTACTTTATTGAACGGGGAGATACTTGCGCCATGACTTTTTCTTGTTGTATGGGTGGGAATAAAAGTGAAATACGGGCAGTTGCTGAAACCGATGCCGAATTATTGATGATTCCCGTAAAATACATGGAATCCTGGATGGGGAAATATAAAACTTGGCAGCGATTTATCTTGGATAGTTACCATTCCAGAATGATGGAGCTTATGGAAACGGTAGATTCCATTGCCTTCATGAAAATGGATGAACGTCTCCTTAAACATCTCCATGATAAGGCCAAGGTAACTCAAGATGATGTTATTTATGCCACCCATCAGGATATTGCGTATGACCTTCACACCTCAAGGGTGGTAGTCTCTAGATTGCTTAAAAAGATGGAGAAGGATGGTAAAATTGAGCTTAACCGGAATCATATTAAAATATTGAATCTTTAA
- a CDS encoding cytochrome-c peroxidase, with the protein MVLPILVWIGCGNPKVEKTIDLEPVRPMPTVAALPSEIKFPLNNPNSPEKEYLGKLLFYDPILSGGKDVSCASCHHPSTGYAEFLDLSIGANGRGLGSKRIFNTPNSIPIMKRNSPTILNTAFNGIANGKGYNPEEASMFWDDRVKSLEKQALEPIKTLEEMKGDHFEKSEILIEVAQRLMNIPEYRTLFAHAFGEHVAIDSISISQAIAAFERTLLANNSRFDQYMNGDFNAISNSEKEGFDLFKSVGCINCHNGPMFSDYKLHVLGVPENKKLNAPDGGIDESFAFRTASLRNLRFTAPYMHNGSFQNLRQVLEFYEDISFGKTRNPLVSKEMFDPFVRELQLSVKDMSRIISFLNTLNDPNFDTDIPEKVPSGLPVGGNIH; encoded by the coding sequence ATGGTATTACCCATATTGGTATGGATAGGCTGCGGGAACCCTAAAGTGGAAAAAACAATAGATTTGGAGCCAGTTAGGCCAATGCCTACTGTTGCTGCACTGCCATCAGAAATTAAATTTCCTTTAAATAATCCCAACTCCCCAGAAAAAGAGTATTTGGGAAAACTTTTGTTCTATGATCCCATTCTTTCTGGAGGAAAGGACGTTTCCTGTGCCAGCTGCCATCACCCTTCAACTGGTTACGCAGAATTTTTAGATCTTTCTATTGGTGCCAATGGGAGAGGGCTGGGCAGTAAACGGATTTTTAATACACCCAATTCAATCCCAATAATGAAACGCAACTCCCCAACCATTCTAAACACTGCCTTTAATGGGATTGCCAATGGGAAGGGATATAATCCTGAAGAGGCCTCTATGTTTTGGGACGACCGGGTAAAGAGCTTGGAAAAACAAGCTCTAGAACCTATTAAGACTTTGGAAGAAATGAAAGGCGATCATTTTGAGAAATCTGAAATATTAATCGAAGTGGCACAAAGATTAATGAATATCCCCGAGTATAGGACCCTTTTTGCCCATGCATTTGGAGAACATGTCGCCATAGATAGTATCAGTATATCACAGGCCATTGCAGCCTTTGAGAGAACCTTGCTAGCCAATAATTCGCGCTTTGATCAGTATATGAATGGTGACTTTAATGCCATTTCCAATTCCGAAAAGGAAGGTTTTGACCTCTTTAAATCCGTAGGATGTATTAACTGCCATAATGGGCCCATGTTTTCAGATTATAAATTACATGTATTGGGGGTACCAGAGAATAAAAAATTAAATGCTCCTGATGGGGGTATAGATGAGAGTTTTGCTTTTAGAACGGCTTCCCTTCGAAATTTGAGATTTACAGCACCCTATATGCACAACGGAAGTTTCCAGAACCTAAGACAAGTGCTGGAATTTTATGAGGATATCTCCTTTGGGAAAACTAGGAACCCTTTGGTGTCCAAAGAAATGTTTGATCCGTTTGTTAGGGAGCTACAGCTTAGCGTGAAGGATATGTCTAGGATCATCTCCTTTTTAAATACGTTGAATGACCCTAATTTTGATACGGATATTCCCGAAAAAGTGCCTAGTGGACTTCCCGTAGGAGGAAATATTCACTAG
- a CDS encoding DUF1080 domain-containing protein — translation MRNYLTIVLCSLLVLVFCQCGTVKPISQQENDGWINMFNGKDIKDWTTKIHHYEVGDNYGDTFRVEDSIIKVRYDKYEGDFNESYGHLYYNTPYSYYHLVIEYRFVGELHPGAPSYTIKNSGVMFHSQDPKTVLKEQDWPISVEMQFLAGLEEGKSRPTGNMCSPGTDVVYKGKIDPRHCINSTSKTYFGDQWVRAEAIVLGDSLVTHIINGEKVLEYAKPQIGGGVANRYDPAIKIDGKLLKEGFIALQSEGQPIDFRKVSLKNLKGCMDPKAKNYRDYYIEPDMVDCKY, via the coding sequence ATGCGGAACTATCTCACCATTGTATTGTGCTCCCTATTAGTACTGGTATTCTGCCAGTGTGGTACTGTAAAACCAATTTCCCAGCAAGAAAATGACGGCTGGATCAATATGTTCAACGGAAAGGACATAAAGGATTGGACCACCAAGATACACCATTATGAAGTAGGCGATAACTACGGGGACACCTTTAGGGTAGAGGACAGTATTATTAAAGTGCGATATGATAAGTATGAAGGCGACTTTAACGAAAGTTATGGTCATCTTTACTATAATACACCATATTCGTATTACCATTTAGTGATAGAATACAGGTTTGTGGGCGAATTACATCCTGGAGCTCCCAGTTATACGATAAAAAATAGTGGTGTCATGTTTCACTCACAAGACCCCAAAACCGTGTTGAAGGAGCAAGATTGGCCCATATCGGTGGAAATGCAGTTTTTAGCAGGATTAGAAGAGGGGAAATCGAGACCCACAGGCAATATGTGTTCCCCAGGTACTGATGTGGTATACAAAGGAAAAATAGACCCGCGTCATTGTATAAATTCTACTTCAAAAACCTATTTTGGTGATCAATGGGTCCGTGCAGAGGCCATAGTTTTGGGAGATTCCTTGGTAACGCATATTATCAATGGGGAAAAAGTTCTGGAGTACGCCAAACCACAAATTGGAGGTGGAGTAGCCAACCGATACGACCCAGCGATTAAAATTGACGGCAAATTATTGAAGGAGGGATTTATAGCCCTACAATCTGAAGGGCAACCCATAGATTTTAGAAAAGTATCCCTAAAAAACTTAAAAGGATGTATGGATCCCAAAGCAAAAAATTATCGGGATTACTATATAGAACCAGATATGGTGGATTGTAAATACTAA
- a CDS encoding SulP family inorganic anion transporter, with amino-acid sequence MRRFFPFLDWLPKYNKEYFGKDIVAGLTVGIILIPQGMAYAMIAGLPPVYGLYASLFPVLVYAFLGTSRQIAVGPVAMDSLLVAAGLGTLAITGVENYILMALFLSFMVGLFQLSLGLLRMGFLVNFMSKPVISGFTSAAALIIIFSQLKHLLGADIANSNKFHILVINTFQNLSYTNIYDFGIGIAGILIIVSFKKWLKKFPAILVVVVLSTLVVYFFNLEAYDVQVVGKVPAGLPSFQLHNITWDKVTQIWPIALTLALLGYLEAISIGKAFEEKTKIETIDPNQELVALGSANMIGSFFQAYPVTSSFSRSAINFDAGAKSTVASVVSVLMVVLTLLFLTPLFYNLPKAALASIIMVSVFGLIDLSYPKYLWKQHKDEFSVLLLTFLMTLSVGIVQGILIGVLLALLLMVYRTSKPHFAVLGKIKESDYYKNVNRFGDEVEVRDDLLIVRFDSQLYFGNTAYFKSQLFKYIHAKGPTLRAVILNAEAINYIDASASNMLIQVIEDIHEMNIQFFIAGAIGPTRDIIFSSGIVNCLDKAYLFVKIKEAVDYFDDPKAIPRFREKVAYQNLGN; translated from the coding sequence ATGAGAAGATTTTTTCCTTTCTTAGATTGGCTGCCAAAGTATAACAAAGAATATTTTGGGAAAGATATTGTAGCCGGACTTACAGTGGGGATAATTCTTATTCCGCAGGGTATGGCCTATGCAATGATTGCGGGTTTGCCTCCGGTATACGGATTATATGCTTCCTTGTTTCCCGTTCTGGTATATGCCTTTTTGGGAACATCTAGGCAAATAGCGGTTGGCCCAGTGGCCATGGACTCACTGCTTGTAGCTGCCGGATTGGGAACTTTGGCCATTACAGGAGTAGAGAATTATATCCTTATGGCACTGTTCCTATCTTTTATGGTGGGGCTCTTTCAATTGTCGTTGGGACTGCTACGGATGGGGTTTTTGGTGAACTTTATGTCCAAACCCGTCATCAGTGGCTTTACCTCTGCCGCCGCCCTCATTATTATTTTCAGTCAGTTAAAACACTTATTGGGAGCTGATATTGCCAATAGTAATAAGTTTCACATTCTAGTAATAAATACCTTTCAAAACCTCTCTTATACCAATATCTACGACTTTGGTATAGGCATTGCAGGGATTCTTATTATAGTATCATTTAAAAAATGGCTTAAAAAGTTTCCCGCCATATTGGTGGTGGTGGTATTGAGCACCTTGGTAGTGTATTTTTTTAATTTGGAGGCCTACGATGTTCAGGTTGTGGGAAAAGTACCGGCAGGATTACCAAGCTTTCAGTTGCATAATATTACTTGGGATAAGGTAACGCAGATATGGCCAATTGCATTGACATTGGCACTGTTGGGGTATTTAGAAGCCATTTCCATAGGCAAGGCTTTTGAGGAGAAGACCAAGATAGAAACCATAGACCCCAATCAAGAATTGGTAGCCTTGGGAAGTGCAAATATGATAGGTTCCTTTTTTCAAGCCTATCCCGTTACTTCCAGTTTTTCCAGATCTGCCATAAATTTTGATGCGGGAGCAAAAAGTACCGTCGCCTCAGTGGTCAGTGTACTTATGGTGGTATTAACCTTATTGTTTTTAACCCCATTGTTTTATAACTTGCCCAAAGCGGCATTGGCATCCATTATTATGGTTTCTGTATTTGGATTGATCGACCTATCCTATCCAAAATATTTATGGAAACAACATAAGGACGAATTTTCGGTGCTGCTGCTTACTTTTTTAATGACGCTTTCCGTAGGTATTGTACAAGGCATCCTAATTGGGGTGTTATTGGCATTGTTGTTAATGGTATACCGAACCTCTAAGCCCCATTTTGCGGTTTTGGGAAAAATAAAGGAGTCGGATTATTATAAGAATGTCAATCGCTTTGGGGATGAGGTAGAGGTGCGTGATGACCTATTGATTGTTAGGTTCGACTCCCAGCTATATTTTGGGAATACCGCCTATTTTAAAAGTCAGCTTTTTAAGTATATCCATGCAAAAGGTCCTACGTTAAGAGCGGTGATTTTGAATGCAGAAGCTATAAATTATATCGATGCAAGTGCCTCTAATATGCTTATCCAGGTTATAGAGGACATTCATGAAATGAATATACAGTTCTTTATAGCAGGGGCAATAGGACCTACTAGGGATATCATATTCAGTAGTGGAATTGTTAATTGCTTGGATAAGGCCTATCTTTTTGTGAAAATAAAAGAGGCTGTGGACTATTTTGACGACCCCAAGGCCATTCCTCGTTTCAGGGAAAAAGTAGCTTATCAAAATCTCGGTAACTAA
- a CDS encoding rhodanese-like domain-containing protein, whose amino-acid sequence MKIEQIYTGCLAQGAYYIESKGEVAIIDPLREVEPYLQRVKEDKAKVKYIFETHFHADFVSGHLTLSKETGAPIVYGPLANPTYDAIIAKDGQEFPLGELIIKVLHTPGHTMESTTYLLKDKNGKDHAIFSGDTLFLGDVGRPDLAQKAANMTQEDLAGILFDSLRNKIMPLNDEVVVYPAHGAGSACGKNMMKETVDTLGNQKKMNYALRADMTKEEFIKEVTDGLLPPPKYFPLNVKMNKEGYEDISEILKKGTTAFSPDEFEEAANATDAIVLDVRHQDDFVKGHIPRSIFIGLDGGFAPWVGALIADVKQPILLVTDKGKEEEAIIRLSRVGFDATIGYLNGSFDAWKDAGKDYDTITSIPASDLKTILAQDKVPVFDVRKDSEYQSEHVVDAHNTPLDYLNQYMGEFPKEAPFYVHCAGGYRSVIAASILKSRGIHNLIDIAGGYAGLKENGVPVTDYVCPTTL is encoded by the coding sequence ATGAAAATAGAACAGATATATACCGGATGTTTGGCACAGGGTGCTTATTATATTGAAAGTAAAGGAGAAGTAGCTATTATTGATCCCTTGCGTGAAGTAGAACCCTACCTTCAACGTGTAAAAGAAGATAAAGCCAAGGTGAAATATATTTTTGAAACGCATTTTCATGCTGATTTCGTAAGTGGTCACCTTACTCTTTCTAAGGAAACCGGAGCACCTATAGTATATGGTCCTTTGGCCAATCCTACTTATGATGCTATTATAGCCAAAGACGGACAAGAATTCCCATTGGGAGAGTTAATCATAAAAGTATTGCATACACCAGGACATACCATGGAAAGTACTACTTACCTCTTGAAGGATAAAAATGGGAAGGACCATGCCATTTTCTCTGGAGACACTTTGTTTTTGGGAGATGTTGGCAGACCAGATCTAGCGCAAAAGGCCGCAAATATGACTCAAGAAGATCTTGCGGGAATACTGTTCGACAGTCTTAGAAATAAAATTATGCCGCTAAACGATGAGGTGGTTGTTTATCCTGCTCATGGAGCGGGATCTGCTTGCGGAAAGAATATGATGAAAGAGACGGTGGACACCTTGGGGAACCAGAAAAAAATGAACTATGCCCTCAGGGCAGATATGACCAAGGAAGAATTTATAAAAGAGGTCACAGACGGATTATTGCCGCCACCAAAATATTTTCCACTAAACGTAAAGATGAACAAGGAAGGATATGAAGATATCAGTGAAATCCTAAAAAAGGGAACTACTGCATTTTCTCCAGATGAATTTGAGGAAGCGGCGAATGCTACCGATGCGATAGTCTTGGATGTGCGCCATCAGGACGATTTTGTAAAGGGCCATATTCCCAGATCGATATTTATAGGATTAGATGGCGGATTTGCACCTTGGGTAGGAGCCCTGATCGCAGATGTGAAACAACCCATTTTGTTGGTGACGGATAAAGGAAAGGAAGAAGAGGCCATTATACGCTTATCCCGAGTTGGTTTTGATGCCACCATAGGATATTTGAATGGAAGTTTTGATGCTTGGAAAGATGCAGGTAAGGATTATGATACCATTACCTCTATTCCGGCAAGTGATTTAAAAACAATATTGGCTCAAGATAAAGTTCCAGTTTTCGATGTGAGAAAAGACTCGGAATACCAATCGGAACATGTGGTGGATGCCCATAACACACCCTTGGACTATCTTAACCAATATATGGGAGAATTCCCGAAGGAAGCGCCATTTTATGTGCATTGTGCCGGAGGTTATAGATCGGTTATTGCCGCTTCAATCCTAAAGAGTAGAGGTATCCATAACTTAATTGATATCGCAGGGGGGTATGCGGGATTAAAGGAGAACGGGGTGCCGGTTACAGACTATGTGTGTCCCACAACACTGTAG
- a CDS encoding exonuclease domain-containing protein → MYSIIDIETTGNGIMGNKITEISIFNFDGEEIVDEFTSLVNPECEIPHFITGLTGIDDSMVRNAPKWHEIGAKVLEMTQDTIFVAHSVNFDYNVIKNEFKDLGIPYIRKKLCTVRLSRKLIPGLNSYSLGKLCTALNIPLTDRHRARGDAHATVLLFKKLMIAEGADSVFQTFLNSRSQEATLPPGLPKEVFEKLPNATGVYYFKDENGSIIYIGKAIDIKKRVLGHFYNKSNKENLLCKATHDIDYELSGSELIALLMESDAIKQHYPKYNSSQKRNSQEFAIFSYEDRNGILHLAYNNLKMVTDPICTFNNITECRSFLEEMCESSLLCPKFCHLQENTESCSHYSLSSCEGICREKEPLSAYNVKVKRAIEVVKNKNQDIMIIEKGRQFNEEAFVLITAGQYRGFGFIEKNQQITTLEDLENFLERKKENIDTIRIISWYLRKFPRKTAPIPHTTL, encoded by the coding sequence ATGTACAGCATTATAGATATAGAAACTACCGGGAACGGAATAATGGGCAATAAGATTACAGAAATCTCCATTTTCAATTTTGATGGTGAGGAAATAGTGGATGAATTCACTTCTTTGGTAAATCCGGAATGCGAAATACCTCATTTTATCACCGGATTGACAGGGATAGACGATAGTATGGTCAGAAACGCTCCAAAATGGCATGAAATAGGGGCCAAAGTATTGGAAATGACCCAAGACACCATTTTCGTGGCCCATAGCGTTAATTTCGACTATAATGTAATAAAGAATGAATTTAAGGATTTAGGGATTCCCTATATCCGGAAAAAACTCTGTACGGTTCGACTTTCCCGTAAATTGATACCTGGATTAAATTCTTACAGTTTGGGGAAATTATGCACCGCTCTAAACATTCCCTTAACCGATCGGCATCGGGCAAGAGGAGATGCGCATGCAACGGTATTGTTGTTTAAAAAATTAATGATTGCCGAGGGAGCTGATAGTGTATTCCAAACCTTTCTTAACTCGCGTTCACAGGAAGCCACTCTCCCACCCGGACTCCCTAAGGAAGTTTTTGAGAAACTTCCCAATGCGACAGGGGTTTATTATTTTAAGGACGAAAATGGCAGTATCATATATATAGGGAAGGCCATCGATATAAAAAAACGGGTCCTCGGTCATTTCTATAATAAGTCTAATAAGGAAAATCTCTTGTGCAAGGCTACCCACGACATAGATTATGAACTTTCGGGCAGTGAATTGATAGCACTTTTAATGGAATCTGATGCAATAAAACAACATTACCCAAAATACAATTCGAGCCAAAAAAGAAATTCACAAGAATTTGCTATTTTTTCCTATGAGGATAGAAATGGAATTCTACATCTGGCTTACAACAACCTAAAGATGGTTACGGACCCCATATGCACCTTCAATAACATTACGGAATGCAGGTCCTTTTTAGAGGAAATGTGCGAATCCAGCCTTCTATGTCCAAAATTCTGTCATTTACAGGAAAATACTGAAAGCTGCTCCCATTATAGCCTTAGTAGCTGCGAAGGGATATGTAGGGAAAAGGAGCCCCTTTCAGCATATAATGTAAAAGTGAAACGAGCCATTGAAGTCGTAAAGAATAAAAATCAGGATATAATGATTATCGAAAAAGGCAGACAATTTAACGAAGAAGCCTTTGTTTTAATAACGGCTGGGCAGTATAGGGGATTTGGATTTATCGAAAAAAACCAACAGATCACGACCTTGGAGGATTTGGAAAACTTTTTGGAACGTAAAAAAGAAAATATAGACACCATAAGAATAATTTCTTGGTACCTAAGAAAATTCCCCCGTAAAACCGCTCCAATACCACACACAACCCTGTAG